One genomic region from Chionomys nivalis chromosome 17, mChiNiv1.1, whole genome shotgun sequence encodes:
- the LOC130888937 gene encoding zinc finger protein 250 translates to MAAAGLLPLPAGPQVKVTFEDVAVLLSQEEWARLGPAQRGLYRNVMMETYGNVVSLGLPGSKPVVISQLERGEDPWVLDGQDTESSQGLGSGHSEWKTKEENQNTNLNLQPLISDEKAVILGETSLKKTNEEHCKTEQNICPNPAPIGPHTAQVSSPSVPLARHQVAPSGERPYICIECGKCFGRSSHLLQHQRIHTGEKPYVCHVCGKAFSQSSVLSKHRRIHTGEKPYECNECGKAFRVSSDLAQHHKIHTGEKPHECLECGKAFTQLSHLIQHQRIHTGERPYVCPLCGKAFNHSTVLRSHQRVHTGEKPHGCSECGKTFSVKRTLLQHQRVHTGEKPYTCSECGKAFSDRSVLIQHHNVHTGEKPYECSECGKTFSHRSTLMNHERIHTEEKPYACYECGKAFVQHSHLIQHLRVHTGEKPYVCGECGHAFSARRSLIQHERIHTGEKPFQCTECGKAFSLKATLIVHLRTHTGEKPYECNRCGKAFSQYSVLIQHQRIHTGEKPYECGECGRAFNQHGHLIQHQKVHKKL, encoded by the exons ATGGCAGCAGCTGGACTTCTGCCACTGCCAGCTGGACCTCAG GTCAAGGTGACCTTCGAGGATGTGGCTGTTCTGCTGTCCCAGGAGGAGTGGGCCCGCCTGGGCCCTGCTCAGCGGGGCCTCTATCGGAATGTGATGATGGAGACTTACGGCAATGTGGTCTCACTAG GACTCCCAGGATCCAAGCCTGTTGTGATCTCCCAGCTGGAGCGAGGAGAAGATCCATGGGTCCTGGATGGGCAGGACACTGAGTCGAGCCAGGGCCTGGGAAGTGGCCACTCCG AATGgaaaaccaaggaagaaaaccaaaacacaaacttGAACTTACAGCCATTGATCTCAGACGAAAAAGCAGTGATTCTGGGGGAAACATCATTGAAGAAGACTAATGAAGAACATTGCAAAACAGAGCAGAACATCTGCCCAAATCCAGCCCCTATTGGCCCCCATACTGCCCAGGTATCAAGTCCTAGTGTCCCACTTGCTCGACACCAGGTGGCTCCTAGCGGAGAGAGACCCTATATATGCATCGAGTGTGGAAAATGCTTTGGTCGGAGCTCTCACCTCCTCCAGCACCAGCGAATACACACTGGTGAGAAGCCCTATGTCTGCCATGtgtgtgggaaggccttcagcCAGAGCTCCGTCCTCAGTAAGCACAGGCGGATCCACACCGGTGAAAAGCCCTATGAGTGCAAcgaatgtgggaaagcctttagAGTGAGCTCGGACCTTGCCCAGCACCACAAGATCCACACGGGAGAGAAGCCTCACGAATGTCTGGAGTGTGGGAAGGCGTTCACTCAGCTCTCCCACCTCATCCAGCACCAGCGGATCCACACGGGGGAGAGGCCGTATGTGTGCCCCTTGTGCGGGAAAGCCTTCAACCACAGTACTGTCCTGCGGAGCCACCAGAGGgtgcacactggagagaagcctcaTGGGTGCAGCGAGTGCGGGAAGACATTCAGCGTGAAGAGAACTCTGCTGCAGCACCAGCGGGTCCACACCGGCGAGAAACCCTACACCTGTAGTGAGTGTGGCAAGGCCTTCAGTGACCGCTCGGTGCTCATCCAGCATCACAACGTGCACACCGGGGAAAAGCCGTACGAGTGCAGTGAGTGCGGCAAGACTTTTAGCCACCGCTCCACCCTAATGAACCACGAGAGGATTCACACGGAGGAGAAGCCCTATGCGTGCTAcgagtgtgggaaggccttcGTTCAGCACTCGCACCTCATCCAGCACCTCCGGGTCCACACCGGGGAGAAACCCTATGTGTGCGGCGAATGCGGGCATGCTTTCAGTGCGCGCAGGTCTCTGATCCAGCACGAGAGAATCCACACAGGTGAGAAGCCTTTTCAGTGCACAGAGTGTGGCAAAGCCTTCAGCCTGAAAGCAACTCTCATCGTGCACCTCAGGACCCACACAGGCGAGAAGCCCTACGAGTGCAATCGCTGCGGCAAGGCATTCAGCCAGTACTCGGTGCTCATCCAACACCAGAGGatccacacaggagagaaaccctatgagtgTGGGGAGTGTGGGCGTGCCTTCAACCAGCACGGGCACCTGATCCAGCACCAGAAAGTACACAAGAAGCTGTGA
- the Rpl8 gene encoding 60S ribosomal protein L8 gives MGRVIRGQRKGAGSVFRAHVKHRKGAARLRAVDFAERHGYIKGIVKDIIHDPGRGAPLAKVVFRDPYRFKKRTELFIAAEGIHTGQFVYCGKKAQLNIGNVLPVGTMPEGTIVCCLEEKPGDRGKLARASGNYATVISHNPETKKTRVKLPSGSKKVISSANRAVVGVVAGGGRIDKPILKAGRAYHKYKAKRNCWPRVRGVAMNPVEHPFGGGNHQHIGKPSTIRRDAPAGRKVGLIAARRTGRLRGTKTVQEKEN, from the exons ATGGGCCGTGTGATCCGAGGGCAGAGGAAAGGCGCCGGTTCTGTGTTCCGCGCGCACGTGAAACACCGTAAGGGCGCCGCGCGCCTGCGAGCTGTGGACTTCGCCGAGCGGCACGGTTACATTAAGGGTATTGTAAAG GATATCATTCATGACCCCGGTCGCGGCGCTCCCCTCGCCAAAGTGGTTTTTCGTGATCCCTACCGGTTTAAGAAGCGGACGGAGCTGTTCATCGCTGCAGAGGGAATCCACACCGGGCAGTTTGTGTACTGCGGCAAGAAGG CCCAGCTGAATATCGGCAATGTTTTGCCCGTGGGCACCATGCCTGAAGGTACTATTGTATGTTGTCTGGAGGAGAAGCCTGGGGACAGGGGCAAGCTGGCACGAGCCTCTGGGAACTATGCCACAGTCATCTCCCACAATCCGGAGACCAAGAAAACGCGAGTGAAGCTGCCTTCAGGGTCCAAGAAGGTCATTTCCTCAGCCAACAGAGCTGTCGTCG GTGTTGTGGCTGGTGGGGGTAGAATTGACAAGCCTATCTTGAAGGCTGGCCGTGCCTACCACAAATACAAGGCCAAGAGGAACTGCTGGCCACGCGTACGTGGTGTGGCCATGAAT CCTGTAGAGCATCCCTTCGGAGGTGGTAACCATCAGCACATTGGCAAACCGTCCACTATCCGAAGAGATGCCCCTGCTGGACGCAAAGTGGGTCTCATTGCTGCCCGCCGGACTGGGCGACTACGTGGAACCAAAACTGTACAGGAGAAGGAGAACTAG